GTAAGTGGCTATTAAGACCAAAACTGCTTGGGCTATTTTTCCTGTAGTGATTTTGGCAACGAGATCCTTGGTTTGCTCGGCTGTTTCATTGGCAGCATCTCCAGCAGATTGAGCCAACCAATAAAAATTTATTTTAGTAAAATGATTCATTTAGTTGTTGATTATTAGTTATTGCCTGTATCTTTTCTGTACAGGGTATACGTCAGACGATAAGAAGCTTAACTGTGAAACAGCTAGTAAAAGTAAAATACTGTTTCACCTATTTAATTAGCAGCATCTTTAGTCCCTGTTAATGACAAAGTTATTTTGAGCTAATTCTCGTTTAATCTTGGGATAGTGAATGGGATTTATCTTGATAACTTTTTCCTGTTGTTCTACTACACCCTTATTACGCAGCACTTGGACTCGGTTTTGTACTTGGGATTGCTCGTCTCCCAGACTTTCAGCTAAGGCAGATATGGTTATGTCTCCATGAAGCAAAAGAGAGTACAAAAGATATTGGTCTGCTGACTCTAGATCGGCTAAATCGGGTAGGTGAGGAGTTTGAGCCACTACAACTTTTTCAGATAGCTTGTGTTCTACATCTGTTTCAATGTCTTTTAGAAAATCCTCAACTTCATCTATTTCTTTATGGTGAATTGATTTTAAAAAAGCCTGGACGGCTACAGTGCTAATTCCTTCTGAAATATCGGCTAGGCGATTGAAATAATTGGTTTTATTTGACTTGTCGCCTTCTAAAAGCCGTTTATCAATGCCTGGCTTATCAAAAGTAATATCTAAATTCTTAATAATAGGTTCGAGCCAGTCTTGAAATTCTTCAGGCTCAATTTCAGGTAACGTCATCACTTTTCCGCAATATGCCTCTAAATTGCAGACTGAGTTTAAATATTCCCATCCTACTTCACCCCCGCCAATAATCCAGAAGCGATTTTTAGAGCCATCACACAATAATGACTGTAGATATTCAATTCCTTCTAAACCTTCAAGCGATCGCAAAAAACACCAGCTAAGGTTAGGAATTGCTATTACCTCTGACTGTTCTTCTGGTTCATCATCTTCAGGCTGTTGTTGCTTGAGATAATGCTCTAATTTAGATTTAATCTTCTCCGCAGCAACTGGTCTGGCTTGCAGGGGCAAAAGCTTCATCGGTATTTGCTTCTGTTTTGTCCAGTCTTCTAAAGTCTCTGATAATATACGGGACACCGCAGCCACAGGACTACTAAGAATTACAATTGAATTATTATTATTATTGGGATTAGCCTGCCAACGTTCAAAAGCTTCATCCAAGGCATCGACAATCGCCTTTTTATCAGCAGGGTTGCTAGATAGATTTTCAGTGTCCTCCACCAGCTTTTTTCTGACTTCTGGTGACAATTCAATTAGCGATTTTTCAGGCTCTTGGGTTTTTTCCGAGTCTTTAGTGTACCGAGAAAATACAAAATTACGATTATCAGCTAGCCAACTTTTAAATCCCTTGAACATAATTAGCCGTGTCGCACACTGTCATTATTATTCTTGTCATTTTCTTTATTGTTACGTATCTGAGCTAGTTGTCGCAGAGAATCGCTAATATCCCTAGCTTTGGGATTGTTACCTTTAACCGAGGGCCAGCCTTCTCTTTGACGAGCGCGATCGCCATCTGTCTCTTCTGTTTGATCGTGGAACAAGATTTGCTGAGTGGGGAAAGGTAAATCTATACCAGCAGCTACTAGTCTATTACACAACTCGGTTAATACCATATCTTGAGAGTCTATGGCTTCGGCACGACCAGGAGGACTAATCCACCAGCGAGCGCGAATATTGACGGTGCTATCGGCTAACTCTACTACCAATGCTTCAGGAGGCGGATCTGATATAGCTTGAGGATCGTCGTGGAGTACATCTAAGATGATTTTCTTGGCTTCGGCAATATTGTCACCATAGCCAATGCCGATATCATACTGTAAACGACGTTTTTCAAAGGCTGTATTCACTTTGACTGAGTTGGTAAATAGCTCGGCATTGGGAATTACAATTCTAGTCCCGTCATAAGTTCTAATCATAGTAGCACGGGTCTGAATGTCTTCTACCGTACCTTCAAAGTCATTAAATACTATCTGATCGCTAATGACAAAAGGTTCAGTAATTAAAATTAAAATACCTGCCAAAAAATTTTGCAAAATATCGCGGAAAGCAAAACCGACGGCAACCCCACTAACTCCTAATAGCTGTACTAAATCTCCTGGCTTGAAAGAAGGAATAATAATTGCCAAGGCAATAAAAGCACCTACTAAGATAATAAATCCCTGGGAAAGCCTAGCTAAAACCAGACCTAGGTTACGGGACTTTTTACGCTTGGTAAAATTTTTAATTAACCTGCGGGAAAATCTGGCAATAAACCAAAAAATAATAAAGACAACAACTGCGATTAGTATATTCGGCAACAACTGTATAGTGCTTTTGACCATTGAGGTCAACTGTTGCGTCGCGGTTTGTATAGGTGTAAAAGAATCCATAAATATATCTTCGGTTATCTTGCCACCGAGTATAGCAATAACTTCAATAAATATGTAGATATGTCTATTTAAGATAGGAAAAACTTATTTTTGTTAGCATTAATTATTCATTGATAATACATTTACTACCAAAGAGGGATGCGGTAGCAAATTAATTTGCTGCACGATTGTTGACAAGCAGATTAGTAATCAAGTTGATTAATAAATGAAGGGTATTAAAGGCAAGAACGTTTTAGTTACAGGGGCAACTTCGGGTATTGGAGAGGCGATCGCAGCTTACTATATTACAGAAGGTGCCAATGTAGCCCTCAACTATCGCAACGACCCTGAAAAGCTTG
This DNA window, taken from Pleurocapsa sp. FMAR1, encodes the following:
- a CDS encoding winged helix-turn-helix domain-containing protein; its protein translation is MFKGFKSWLADNRNFVFSRYTKDSEKTQEPEKSLIELSPEVRKKLVEDTENLSSNPADKKAIVDALDEAFERWQANPNNNNNSIVILSSPVAAVSRILSETLEDWTKQKQIPMKLLPLQARPVAAEKIKSKLEHYLKQQQPEDDEPEEQSEVIAIPNLSWCFLRSLEGLEGIEYLQSLLCDGSKNRFWIIGGGEVGWEYLNSVCNLEAYCGKVMTLPEIEPEEFQDWLEPIIKNLDITFDKPGIDKRLLEGDKSNKTNYFNRLADISEGISTVAVQAFLKSIHHKEIDEVEDFLKDIETDVEHKLSEKVVVAQTPHLPDLADLESADQYLLYSLLLHGDITISALAESLGDEQSQVQNRVQVLRNKGVVEQQEKVIKINPIHYPKIKRELAQNNFVINRD
- a CDS encoding mechanosensitive ion channel family protein; translated protein: MDSFTPIQTATQQLTSMVKSTIQLLPNILIAVVVFIIFWFIARFSRRLIKNFTKRKKSRNLGLVLARLSQGFIILVGAFIALAIIIPSFKPGDLVQLLGVSGVAVGFAFRDILQNFLAGILILITEPFVISDQIVFNDFEGTVEDIQTRATMIRTYDGTRIVIPNAELFTNSVKVNTAFEKRRLQYDIGIGYGDNIAEAKKIILDVLHDDPQAISDPPPEALVVELADSTVNIRARWWISPPGRAEAIDSQDMVLTELCNRLVAAGIDLPFPTQQILFHDQTEETDGDRARQREGWPSVKGNNPKARDISDSLRQLAQIRNNKENDKNNNDSVRHG